A stretch of DNA from Sulfolobales archaeon:
ATGTGAAGATGTGATTCTATGCCAGCTCCAGCTATTCTACCTATATTCACTCCTATGTTAAACCCCTGAGGATTGTACTCTCTTCTTATGGCTTTGATTATCTTCTTGAGAATTCTCACGAGATCTAGAATCTCATCATCTTCTAGAAAAATGATGTCGGGGACATGTCTTCGTGGGGCTATCATTACATGTGCAGTGTTATAAGGGTATGCGTTGAGTAATGCTATAGAGCTTTCACTTCTCAGCACCACATGATATTT
This window harbors:
- a CDS encoding HIT domain-containing protein, giving the protein MDILWTPWRMSYISSADKISECIFCKAFEEPEKYHVVLRSESSIALLNAYPYNTAHVMIAPRRHVPDIIFLEDDEILDLVRILKKIIKAIRREYNPQGFNIGVNIGRIAGAGIESHLHIHVVPRWSGDTNFLPIISGAKTIPEDLETTRRRIMKALEEDRE